The Armatimonadota bacterium nucleotide sequence AATGCGATTCATATCAATCCCGGGAGTCCAACCCATCCAAAATTTCAACGTGCGGGGATTCTTGTACCAACTGTAGGAATAATCTCAAAAGAGAAAGTTAGCGTTCTTGAGCTCGAAAGCGGCAAAGAAATACTATCCCTTCCGCTCGCCTCGCCCTAAGCTGCACACGCGATATAAATTAAAAAATATGCCGCCGAGAAAATTCCAGTAATCTTGAAGCCATAAAGAGGCAAAATTCAAGGTGCAGACTCCCGCAAACGGCAATAACTTGTCTAAAAGTGTCTATCTTTCTGGCTCTACGACGAAAATTGCCGCATCGGCAAAGAAATTTGGCAGAAGGCGCACAATTTTACACTCACCTTCACCTACAGTTCGCAGGGGAATGACTTTAAGGACACGCAGATCGGCAACCTTGCAAAAATCGTAGAAGTCCGCAATTGTTGTGAGGTGAATATTTGGCGTGTCATACCATTCGTATGGTAACCTGGCATTTTTTGGCATCCTGCCTTTGAATAGCAACTGAAACCGAATTGACCAATGGCCGAAATTCGGAAAGCTTATGATGCATTTTTTACCGACTCTTGCCATTTCTTTAATAAGAAACAGCGGCCGGTGGAGCACTTGGATGGTGTTCGTTAAGATAACGTAATCAACTGATTGGTCCGCATAATCAGCAAGACCCTCATCTAGG carries:
- the metW gene encoding methionine biosynthesis protein MetW, with amino-acid sequence MACVEEVHTKDGHILYLAPEHKLIIDLVEEGSRVLDLGCGGGDLLKALKDKKGVRAEGIDLSEECIQACVAKGLFNVHHGDLDEGLADYADQSVDYVILTNTIQVLHRPLFLIKEMARVGKKCIISFPNFGHWSIRFQLLFKGRMPKNARLPYEWYDTPNIHLTTIADFYDFCKVADLRVLKVIPLRTVGEGECKIVRLLPNFFADAAIFVVEPER